In the Brassica napus cultivar Da-Ae chromosome A7, Da-Ae, whole genome shotgun sequence genome, one interval contains:
- the LOC106454474 gene encoding PHD finger protein ING1-like has product MQSCETLNTQMSFADEFESNLVSLAHVLQKKYALLRDLDKSLQENQRQNEQRCEKEIEDIRRGRTGNVTPNAHFSEEAIDEQKHSVRIADEKVALAMQAYDLVDMHVQQLDQYMKKSNEQMRREKENASASNLENSGEAGKAGEGRRGGRKKTRLATAASTAAVASASTAMTSTGMDLDLPVDPNEPTYCICNQVSYGEMIACDNNECKIEWFHFGCVGLKDQPKGKWYCPDCATVKKSRKGR; this is encoded by the exons ATGCAATCTTGTGAAACCCTAAATACCCAAATGTCATTCGCCGACGAATTTGAATCTA ATCTAGTGTCGTTGGCTCATGTATTGCAGAAGAAATACGCACTCCTCCGTGATTTGGATAAAAGTTTGCAAG AAAATCAAAGACAGAACGAACAACGGTGTGAAAAGGAGATAGAAGATATAAGAAGAGGCAGAACCGGAAATGTCACACCCAATGCACATTTCTCAGAGGAGGCAATTGATGAACAGAAGCACAGCGTCAGGATTGCTGATGAGAAGGTCGCTTTGGCTATGCAGGCTTATGATCTG GTGGATATGCATGTTCAGCAACTTGACCAGTACATGAAAAAATCCAATGAGCAGATGCGCcgag AGAAGGAAAATGCTTCTGCATCAAACCTTGAGAACAGCGGGGAAGCCGGGAAGGCAGGTGAAGGTAGAAGAGGAGGACGAAAGAA GACAAGGCTAGCAACTGCAGCGTCAACAGCAGCAGTAGCATCAGCATCAACAGCTATGACTTCAACTGGTATGGATTTGGATCTGCCTGTGGATCCCAACGAACCAACTTACTGCATCTGCAACCAAGTTAGCTACGGCGAGATGATTGCATGCGATAACAATGAG TGTAAGATTGAGTGGTTCCATTTTGGTTGCGTGGGTCTGAAAGATCAACCCAAAGGGAAATGGTACTGTCCGGATTGTGCTACAGTCAAGAAGAGCAGGAAAGGCCGATGA
- the LOC106450580 gene encoding dirigent protein 16-like — protein MYNMITSCLGFQKLFFGPKDNKTIIKKLNSTTTLTHKNATTSQSPPLYLNKPLHTHLTYSSNKIFNQLKIFFQQHKEKQRNSILFSMMMIKQSPFSSPLTAIFLLTLAVFAAALEPPPEDPIFELYMHDILGGSSPTARPITGLLGNIYNGQVPFAKQIGFTPPENGIAIPNANGALPTVNGINGVPLGTGLSGTAYSGQNLNGIQTQLGPDGLSLGFGTITVIDDILTSGPDLGSQPLGKAQGVYVASSGDGSTQMMAFTAMLEGGEYNDNLNFYGIYRIGSAMSHLSVTGGTGRFKNACGFAEVRPLIPSGQHQVDGAESLLRIIVHLKY, from the coding sequence ATGTATAATATGATTACGTCTTGTTTGGGATTTCAGAAACTTTTTTTTGGCCCCAAAGataacaaaactattataaagAAACTCAATTCAACAACTACACTAACTCATAAAAACGCAACAACTTCACAATCACCACCTCTCTATTTAAACAAACCATTGCACACACATCTCACATATTCATCAAACAAAATCTTTAATCAGTTAAAAATCTTCTTCCAGCAAcacaaagaaaaacagagaaacagCATTCTCTTCTCCATGATGATGATCAAGCAATCACCATTCTCCTCTCCATTAACAGCAATCTTCTTGCTCACACTTGCTGTTTTCGCAGCAGCACTTGAACCTCCACCTGAAGACCCCATTTTCGAGCTCTACATGCACGATATACTTGGAGGAAGCAGCCCCACGGCCAGACCCATCACAGGTTTGCTCGGCAACATTTACAACGGTCAAGTTCCTTTTGCTAAGCAAATTGGTTTCACCCCTCCCGAAAACGGTATAGCCATACCCAATGCTAACGGCGCCCTCCCCACCGTTAACGGTATAAACGGTGTGCCTCTAGGGACAGGCTTGTCTGGTACAGCTTACTCTGGTCAGAACCTGAACGGGATTCAGACTCAGCTGGGTCCTGATGGTCTGAGTCTCGGGTTTGGCACTATCACTGTCATCGATGACATACTCACATCTGGTCCTGACTTGGGCTCGCAGCCGCTCGGTAAGGCTCAAGGAGtttacgttgcaagttccggagATGGAAGCACACAGATGATGGCTTTCACGGCTATGCTCGAAGGTGGAGAGTACAACGACAACCTCAACTTCTATGGAATTTACAGGATCGGAAGCGCCATGTCGCATCTGTCAGTGACTGGCGGAACAGGTAGGTTCAAGAACGCTTGTGGCTTTGCAGAGGTCAGGCCTTTGATTCCATCTGGTCAGCACCAAGTCGATGGTGCAGAGTCTTTACTAAGGATCATTGTCCATCTAAAGTACTAA
- the LOC106450579 gene encoding hydroxyethylthiazole kinase: MESKEWSSGVWTHLTAVRRQSPLVQCITNLVSMDLVANTLLSAGASPAMVHSVAEVPDFTPHIHALCINVGTLTPDWLPSMKAAAELAAQLGKPWVLDPAAVSCSGFRLKACLELVELKPSVIKGNGSEIITLSGSASQGQTKGADSSHESTEAIEAAKSLALSSGAVVAVSGAVDIVTDGKRVIGVHNGTKMMQKITATGCSLAGLVAAFLAVDSLQPLEATVSAMSVFGIAGELGEELANGPASLRMHLIDSLYGLDETTVLSRVKINRLG; the protein is encoded by the exons ATGGAATCAAAAGAATGGAGCTCCGGCGTGTGGACGCACCTCACGGCCGTCCGGCGACAATCGCCGTTGGTTCAGTGCATCACCAACTTGGTCTCAATGGATCTCGTGGCCAACACGCTTTTATCCGCCGGCGCATCGCCGGCGATGGTTCATTCCGTCGCTGAGGTTCCTGATTTCACACCTCATATTCACGCGCTCTGCATCAACGTCGGCACGCTTACACCTGATTGGCTTCCCTCCATGAAAGCCGCCGCCGAACTCGCTGCTCAGCTCGGAAAGCCCTGGGTTCTCGATCCCGCCGCCGTGAGTTGCTCCGGTTTCCGGTTAAAAGCGTGCTTGGAGCTCGTTGAGCTTAAACCTAGTGTCATCAAAGGAAACGGTTCCGAGATCATTACTCTCTCGGGCTCTGCTTCGCAGGGTCAGACGAAG GGTGCGGATAGCTCTCATGAATCTACAGAGGCCATAGAAGCTGCCAAGTCATTAGCTTTGTCTAGTGGTGCTGTTGTTGCAGTTTCAGGAGCTGTTGATATCGTTACGGATGGGAAACGGGTTATTGGTGTCCACAACGGGACAAAGATGATGCAGAAAATCACTGCGACTGGGTGTTCTCTAGCTGGTCTAGTTGCTGCGTTTCTTGCTGTCGATTCGTTACAGCCGCTGGAAGCTACTGTTTCCGCTATGTCTGTCTTTGGCATCGCAGGTGAGTTGGGTGAAGAGTTGGCGAATGGTCCAGCTTCTTTGAGAATGCATTTGATTGATTCTCTTTACGGTTTAGATGAAACCACTGTGCTTAGCCGTGTGAAAATCAACAGGTTGGGTTGA
- the LOC106450581 gene encoding protein KRI1 homolog, with protein sequence MPSKVFGGDIPENKGPIELEVDDEYSRRLEFNRERDDRRRYAKAVAEGEIVEDEEEAEESEDVSDPEEEIGVDEVSTWIKSLNKLKEHDPGFIATGQIDDAEKKDRKKKKKDDKKKKTKVMHLKDVQAQHLLEDGPDADEEDEGRSSRVQSYGEQQEELRRAVSDALEAGGEESDDDDDEDLLRVKEGDDDSEEEEEDEELKEMADEYFGKESELGEGDKFLRDYLLKQMWKDKDGKGKTLVIDEAELKQISDDEELVIEQEEFETKYRHEETNAAGGIVMGQSRIVEDSVRKKDNPRKKQRENKVDRKKIAEIERQEELKRLKNVKKKEIEEKMNKVLSIAGFKQGEEFPLDARGLEDEFDPVEYDKMMKAAFDDNYYGAEDSELHSDEDDNDDEKPDFDKEDELLGLPKNWDVIQSGDGFTATREKVLKQKDDDEEPEEEEEEEEEEVDEEEEREGKRKRKRKASLVKRAQEALMEEYYKLDYEDTIGDLKTRFKFAKVQPNSYGLEKEEILFLDDTELNQYVPLKKMAPYMEKDWEVNKYKLKVQKHKFSELLERIDDPDEKRSKKKSKKRDREEKRDVVVKEKKPAAPIADEEGEAETSKLSRKAKRRRREAEKKLPPNRMVAYGKTN encoded by the coding sequence ATGCCTTCCAAAGTGTTCGGCGGTGACATTCCTGAGAACAAAGGCCCCATTGAGCTCGAGGTCGACGACGAATACAGCCGTAGGTTGGAATTCAACAGAGAGCGCGATGATAGAAGGCGATACGCCAAAGCGGTGGCGGAAGGTGAAATCGTcgaggacgaagaagaagccgaAGAATCCGAAGACGTTTCTGACCCAGAGGAGGAGATCGGAGTTGATGAAGTCTCCACGTGGATCAAATCTTTAAATAAGTTAAAGGAACATGACCCTGGGTTTATAGCTACAGGACAGATCGATGATGCTGAGAAGAAGGAtcgtaagaagaagaagaaggacgacaagaagaagaaaacgaaggTGATGCACCTCAAAGATGTTCAGGCGCAGCATTTGCTCGAGGATGGTCCAGATGCTGATGAGGAAGATGAAGGGAGGAGTAGCAGGGTTCAGAGTTACGGCGAGCAGCAGGAGGAGCTGAGGCGAGCTGTGTCTGATGCTCTGGAGGCTGGAGGGGAGGAGAGcgatgatgatgacgatgagGATCTCTTGAGAGTCAAGGAAGGAGATGATGATtctgaagaggaggaagaagatgaggagcTTAAGGAGATGGCTGATGAGTACTTCGGTAAAGAGTCTGAGCTTGGTGAGGGCGACAAGTTCTTGAGAGATTACTTGCTGAAGCAGATGTGGAAGGATAAAGATGGAAAAGGCAAAACCCTAGTGATTGATGAAGCAGAGCTTAAGCAGATCTCTGATGACGAGGAATTGGTTATTGAGCAAGAGGAGTTTGAGACCAAGTATCGTCATGAGGAGACGAATGCAGCAGGGGGGATTGTTATGGGTCAGTCTAGGATCGTTGAAGATTCCGTGAGGAAGAAGGATAACCCGAGgaaaaaacagagggagaacAAGGTCGATAGGAAGAAAATTGCTGAGATTGAGAGGCAAGAAGAGCTTAAGCGGCTCAAGAATGTCAAGAAGAAGGAGATTGAGGAGAAGATGAACAAGGTTCTTTCTATTGCTGGTTTTAAGCAAGGGGAAGAGTTTCCTTTAGATGCACGAGGCCTGGAAGATGAGTTTGACCCCGTAGAGTATGATAAGATGATGAAAGCTGCTTTTGATGACAACTACTACGGTGCTGAGGACTCTGAGTTGCATAGTGATGAggatgataatgatgatgagaAGCCTGACTTTGACAAGGAAGATGAACTTCTTGGACTCCCAAAGAATTGGGATGTCATTCAAAGTGGGGATGGGTTTACTGCCACCAGAGAAAAGGTTTTGAAGCAAAAAGACGATGATGAAGAAcctgaagaggaagaagaagaagaagaagaagaagtggatgaggaagaagagagagaaggtaagaggaagagaaagagaaaagcaTCTCTTGTGAAAAGAGCCCAGGAAGCTTTGATGGAGGAGTACTACAAGCTAGACTATGAGGACACAATTGGAGATTTGAAGACAAGGTTTAAGTTTGCTAAAGTACAACCAAACAGCTACGGGCTGGAGAAGGAAGAGATACTCTTCTTGGACGACACAGAGCTGAACCAGTACGTACCATTGAAGAAGATGGCTCCGTACATGGAAAAGGACTGGGAGGTGAACAAGTACAAACTCAAGGTGCAGAAACACAAGTTCAGTGAGTTGCTGGAGAGGATTGATGATCCTGATGAGAAGAGGagcaagaagaagagcaagaagagGGAtcgtgaagagaagagagatgtTGTTGTTAAGGAGAAGAAGCCAGCAGCACCGATAGCAGATGAGGAAGGCGAGGCTGAGACAAGCAAACTGTCGAGGAAGGCGAAGAGAAGAAGACGTGAGGCTGAGAAGAAGCTTCCTCCTAACAGAATGGTTGCTTATGGGAAGACAAATTGA
- the LOC106450582 gene encoding glutamine--fructose-6-phosphate aminotransferase [isomerizing] 1: MCGIFAYLNFHANKERRYILDVLFNGLRRLEYRGYDSAGIAIDSSSLSSPPLVFRQAGNIESLVNSVNEEITNTELNLEEVFYFHAGIAHTRWATHGEPAPRNSHPQSSGPGDDFLVVHNGVITNYEVLKETLVRHGFTFESDTDTEVIPKLAKFVFDKANEEGEQTVSFCEVVFEVMRHLEGAYALIFKSWRYPNELVACKRGSPLLLGVKELDQDKSNTHVFKDAHFLSKNDHPKEFFLSSDPHALVEHTKKVLVIEDEEVVHLKDGGVDILKFERRNGSSRPASVERALSVLEMEVEQINKGKYDHYMQKEIHEQPESLTTTMRGRLIRGGSSKPKTVLLGGLKDHLKTIRRSRRIVFIGCGTSYNAALASRPILEELSGIPVSMEIASDLWDRQGPIYREDTAVFVSQSGETADTLLALDYARENGALCVGITNTVGSSIARKTDCGVHINAGAEIGVASTKAYTSQIVVMVMLALAIGSDTISSQTRREAIIDGLLDLPNKIREVLKLDEEMKDLAQLLIEEQSLLVFGRGYNYATALEGALKVKEVSLMHSEGILAGEMKHGPLALVDENLPIAVIATRDACFSKQQSVIQQLHARKGRLIVMCSKGDAASVSSSGSCRAIEVPQVEDCLQPVVNIVPLQLLAYHLTVLRGHNVDQPRNLAKSVTTQ, from the exons atgtgtGGAATATTCGCGTATCTGAATTTCCACGCGAACAAAGAGAGACGCTACATTCTCGACGTTCTGTTCAATGGCCTCCGTCGTCTCGAGTACCGCGGCTACGATTCCGCAGGCATCGCCATcgattcttcttctctctcttctcctccgCTCGTGTTTCGTCAGGCTGGCAACATCGAATCACTCGTCAATTCCGTCAACGAAG AGATTACGAATACAGAATTGAACTTGGAGGAGGTTTTCTATTTTCACGCGGGGATTGCACACACGAGGTGGGCTACTCATGGTGAGCCAGCTCCCAGGAACAGTCATCCTCAGTCCTCTGGTCCTGGTGATGATTTTCTGGTTGTTCACAATGGAGTTATCACTAACTATGAg GTACTGAAAGAGACGTTAGTCaggcatggatttacttttgaatCCGATACAGACACCGAAGTCATTCCCAAGCTTGCtaaatttgtttttgacaaAGCTAATGAAGAAG GTGAGCAGACCGTAAGTTTCTGTGAAGTTGTCTTTGAAGTGATGAGACATCTCGAGGGTGCTTATGCTCTTATTTTCAAAAGCTGGCGTTATCCTAACGAGTTAGTTGCCTGCAAGCGTGGAAGTCCCTTGCTTTTAGGCGTTAAA GAGCTAGACCAAGACAAGAGCAACACTCATGTTTTCAAGGATGCCCACTTTCTTTCCAAGAATGACCATCCTAAGGAATTTTTCTTATCAAGTGATCCCCACGCTCTTGTTGAGCATACAAAGAAAGTTTTAGTGattgaagatgaagaagttgtTCATCTCAAG GATGGAGGCGTTGACATACTTAAGTTTGAAAGGCGTAATGGTTCATCTAGACCTGCTTCAGTGGAACGTGCGTTATCTGTTTTAGAGATGGAGGTTGAGCAAATAAACAAGGGCAAGTATGATCATTACATGCAAAAAGAAATACACGAACAGCCGGAATCTCTAACTACTACAATGAGAGGCAGGCTTATACGCGGTGGTTCAAGCAAACCGAAAACAGTCCTCCTAGGTGGGTTGAAGGATCACCTCAAGACCATAAGACGCAGCCGCCGTATAGTTTTCATCGGGTGTGGGACAAGTTACAACGCCGCTCTTGCATCAAGACCTATCTTGGAAGAACTCTCTG GTATACCAGTCAGCATGGAGATTGCTAGTGATCTCTGGGACCGGCAAGGTCCCATATACAGAGAGGACACGGCGGTGTTTGTGAGTCAGTCTGGTGAAACAGCAGATACTTTACTTGCTTTGGATTATGCTCGCGAAAACGGTGCCTTGTGTGTCGGGATAACTAACACAGTTGGGAGCTCCATAGCTAGAAAAACAGACTGTGGTGTCCATATTAACGCAGGAGCTGAGATCGGTGTGGCAAGTACAAAG GCATACACAAGTCAGATCGTGGTGATGGTAATGCTGGCTCTAGCGATTGGAAGTGACACAATCTCCAGCCAAACTAGACGGGAAGCTATAATTGATGGGCTACTTGACTTACCGA ATAAGATTAGGGAAGTACTAAAGCTAGATGAGGAAATGAAGGATCTAGCGCAACTGTTGATAGAGGAGCAGTCACTGCTTGTGTTTGGAAGAGGATACAACTACGCAACAGCACTAGAAGGAGCACTGAAAGTAAAAGAAGTATCACTTATGCACAGTGAAGGAATACTTGCAGGAGAAATGAAACACGGGCCTTTAGCTTTAGTTGATGAGAATCTACCCATCGCTGTGATCGCCACTCGGGACGCTTGTTTCAGCAAACAACAATCTGTGATCCAGCAACTACACGCACGCAAAGGGAGACTGATAGTGATGTGCTCAAAAGGCGATGCTGCGTCTGTGAGCTCGAGTGGATCTTGTAGAGCAATAGAGGTTCCGCAAGTGGAAGATTGTTTACAGCCTGTTGTTAATATAGTGCCATTACAG TTATTGGCGTATCATCTGACTGTTCTGAGAGGACACAATGTTGACCAGCCGAGGAATCTAGCGAAGAGTGTGACAACTCAGTAG
- the LOC106450583 gene encoding rop guanine nucleotide exchange factor 1-like yields MASLSSEEDEECSSERCGSYSPSADVSCQSESSSSFFGEASSPRRFYFPAPVMLPVIGGKDVVWDDKSEKQGSDLSEIEMMKERFAKLLLGEDMSGGGKGVCTALAISNAITNLSATVFGELWRLEPLAPQKKAMWRRELEWLLCVCDSIVELIPSTQQFPGGGGTYEIMETRPRSDLYANLPALKKLDAMLIDMLDGFSDTEFWYTDRGIGLGDCEKESFDSPASRGGGCGRPSFRQEEKWWLPCPKVPPNGLSEETRKKLQQCRDFANQILKAALAINAGVLAEMEIPDPYLETLPKSGKECLGEIIHQYLTANKFSPECLLDCIDLSSEHQTLEIANRIEAAVHVWRQKKKGRKHKNQGKLKLSSWSGKVKGLVNDSERNEFLAQRAETLLQSLRIRFPGLPQTTLDMNKIQYNRDVGHGVLESYSRVLESMAFNVTARIDDVLYVDDAIRRSVSVTESPALFSIGGLNGRPAAQKPFSAQCSPYGSPFATPSLSIASRSPRRAPLLYRSGTREKGVLGESEKAWSYAGNLSSRRVTGVTPERD; encoded by the exons ATGGCAAGTCTATCTTCGGAGGAAGACGAAGAGTGCTCTTCCGAGAGATGCGGAAGCTACAGCCCCAGCGCCGACGTTAGCTGCCAGTCGGAGAGTTCAAGCAGCTTCTTCGGAGAAGCCTCTAGCCCCCGTAGGTTTTACTTCCCGGCGCCTGTCATGCTTCCGGTCATCGGCGGCAAAGACGTTGTCTGGGATGACAAGTCAGAGAAACAAGGCAGCGACTTATCTG AAATTGAGATGATGAAGGAGAGATTTGCTAAGCTGCTTCTCGGAGAAGACATGTCTGGAGGGGGTAAAGGTGTTTGTACAGCTCTTGCAATCTCCAACGCCATTACCAATCTCTCTG CGACTGTGTTTGGTGAGCTATGGAGACTTGAGCCTCTTGCTCCACAGAAGAAGGCAATGTGGCGTAGAGAGCTTGAATGGTTACTCTGTGTATGTGATTCCATTGTTGAGCTCATTCCTTCTACGCAGCAGTTCCCTGGAGGAGGTGGGACTTACGAGATCATGGAGACTCGCCCTCGTTCTGATCTCTACGCCAACCTTCCTGCTCTCAAGAAGCTCGATGCAATGTTGATTGATATGCTCGACGGTTTTTCAGACACTGAGTTCTGGTATACTGATCGTGGGATTGGTCTTGGAGATTGTGAAAAGGAGTCCTTCGACTCTCCAGCTTCCCGTGGCGGCGGCTGTGGTCGTCCTTCCTTTAGGCAGGAGGAGAAGTGGTGGCTGCCTTGCCCTAAGGTTCCACCTAATGGTTTGTCGGAAGAGACGAGGAAGAAACTCCAGCAGTGTCGGGACTTTGCTAACCAGATACTCAAGGCTGCATTGGCTATTAACGCCGGTGTGCTCGCCGAAATGGAGATACCTGACCCTTATTTGGAGACATTGCCCAag AGCGGGAAGGAGTGTCTTGGAGAGATAATCCACCAGTACTTAACTGCAAACAAGTTCTCACCTGAATGTCTCCTGGACTGTATTGATCTCTCATCTGAACATCAGACTCTTGAAATCGCCAACAGGATTGAGGCTGCCGTGCACGTTTGGAGGCAGAAGAAGAAGGGTAGAAAGCATAAGAATCAGGGGAAGCTAAAGCTATCTTCATGGAGTGGCAAGGTCAAAGGACTTGTCAACGACTCTGAGAGAAATGAGTTCCTTGCGCAGAGAGCTGAGACACTCTTGCAGAGCCTGAGGATCCGTTTCCCTGGTCTTCCCCAGACGACGCTGGACATGAACAAGATCCAGTACAACAGG GATGTAGGGCATGGCGTTCTTGAGAGTTACTCGAGGGTGTTGGAGAGCATGGCGTTCAACGTCACTGCCAGAATAGACGATGTGCTGTATGTAGATGATGCCATTAGAAGATCCGTCTCTGTCACAGAGTCGCCTGCCCTATTCAGCATCGGTGGACTCAACGGTCGGCCTGCTGCTCAGAAACCTTTCTCTGCGCAATGCTCTCCATACGGTTCCCCATTTGCAACGCCTTCTCTAAGTATAGCATCGAGGAGCCCGAGGAGGGCACCGCTGCTGTATAGGAGCGGCACTAGAGAAAAGGGGGTATTGGGTGAATCAGAGAAAGCATGGTCGTACGCTGGAAATCTGAGCTCAAGAAGAGTGACGGGAGTGACACCGGAGAGAGATTGA
- the LOC106450584 gene encoding probable calcium-binding protein CML22: MLCCCVNSESNKKYAELDAKLERKMVESRRYYPGHRSLKSMDSIIMMFPKLKEGLRNIRNVFESYDQDGNGTIDMEELKKCLEELKLMSLSDEEVKGLYGWCDVDGSKGIQFNEFIVLLCLIYLLAKPSSESREEESRELGPKLVESIFDPIVEVFLFLDKDGKGKLNKADVIKTLNNEDYPLERSPKHVTNMRFEEMDWGRKGKVGFREFLFAFMSWVGLDDVDGYMTS, encoded by the exons ATgctctgctgctgtgtaaacTCGGAGAGCAACAAGAAGTATGCTGAGCTGGATGCGAAGCTTGAACGGAAAATGGTGGAGAGCCGGAGGTATTATCCGGGACACCGGAGTTTAAAGTCAATGGATTCAATCATCATGATGTTTCCAAAGCTGAAAGAGGGATTAAGAAACATCAGAAACGTTTTTGAGTCCTATG ATCAAGATGGAAACGGGACAATAGATATGGAGGAGCTGAAGAAGTGCCTAGAGGAACTAAAGCTGATGAGTTTGTCGGATGAAGAAGTGAAAGGTTTATATGGATGGTGTGATGTTGATGGAAGCAAAGGGATACAGTTCAATGAGTTTATTGTTCTTCTTTGTCTCATTTATCTTCTAGCTAAACCTTCGTCTGAATCGAGAGAG GAGGAATCGAGAGAGTTGGGTCCGAAGTTGGTTGAATCTATATTTGATCCGATAGTGGAAGTGTTCTTGTTTTTGGACAAAGATGGCAAAGGGAAGTTGAACAAGGCTGATGTTATAAAGACATTGAATAATGAAGACTATCCGCTAGAGAGATCTCCTAAACATGTCACCAACATGAGATTTG AAGAAATGGATTGGGGAAGAAAAGGGAAAGTGGGTTTCAGAGAGTTTCTATTTGCTTTCATGAGTTGGGTGGGTCTTGATGACGTAGATGGTTATATGACCAGCTAA